A stretch of the Vulcanisaeta souniana JCM 11219 genome encodes the following:
- a CDS encoding ZPR1 zinc finger domain-containing protein produces the protein MSSSDLSIHGKVLYTGIEKCPVCGRETLHVVEVLYNDPAFGGLILYSNQCDYCGYRRVDIQYLDSRGPSRITYEIKDNVDVYRTYIFRSRTARISSPELGFDIDPGPEAEAMITTVEGLLMRMLDVADRMETMNEDNEESIRKLKEFKAKVQSALHGMLMFRIIIEDPSGNSIIKPPEGRESEVHIEPLNAVE, from the coding sequence ATGAGCAGTAGTGATCTGAGTATACATGGTAAGGTGCTTTACACAGGAATTGAGAAATGCCCAGTATGTGGTAGGGAAACGCTTCACGTTGTAGAGGTTCTATATAATGACCCGGCCTTCGGCGGTTTAATACTGTATAGTAATCAATGCGATTATTGTGGTTATAGGAGGGTTGATATTCAGTATCTTGATTCAAGGGGTCCCTCAAGGATCACCTATGAAATCAAGGATAATGTTGATGTATATAGGACCTACATATTTAGGTCTAGGACGGCTAGGATCAGTAGCCCGGAGCTTGGTTTTGATATTGACCCAGGGCCTGAGGCTGAGGCCATGATAACCACCGTGGAGGGACTATTAATGCGCATGCTTGATGTGGCGGATAGGATGGAAACCATGAACGAGGATAATGAGGAGAGTATACGTAAACTAAAGGAGTTTAAGGCTAAGGTTCAGAGTGCCCTTCATGGTATGCTTATGTTTAGGATAATCATTGAGGATCCAAGTGGTAACTCAATAATTAAGCCACCGGAGGGCAGGGAGTCCGAAGTCCATATCGAACCCTTGAACGCGGTGGAGTAG
- a CDS encoding preprotein translocase subunit Sec61beta produces the protein MPRRRRTSGMSPFIAAGLVKFNEAKEIEKIKISPQAVIFLGIAISILVIVLRFLVPL, from the coding sequence ATGCCTAGGCGTAGACGTACATCAGGGATGTCACCGTTCATAGCCGCTGGGTTGGTTAAGTTCAATGAGGCTAAGGAAATTGAGAAAATAAAGATAAGTCCCCAAGCCGTGATATTCCTTGGAATAGCAATCTCAATATTGGTGATAGTACTAAGGTTCCTGGTTCCTCTTTAA
- a CDS encoding geranylgeranylglyceryl/heptaprenylglyceryl phosphate synthase, producing MGIKNYLVNRIAELGSIHMTLLDPDKVSANEFRELALMVQEYGSDALMVGGSLGISEGQLDEYLSAVKDLLKIPVILFPGSVANLSKYADAVFFLSVLNSADPYFIVGAQIQASVLLVKKFRNLEPISLAYIIVGDGGAVGYVSHARPIPYDRDDIALAYAYAAQLMGFDMIYLEAGSGARESVRPRMVSRIKQLVSKPLIVGGGIKDPERAAELALAGADAVVTGTIIEEKPELIKDIIRAVHEGGSSRRSLKRNQEP from the coding sequence ATGGGAATTAAGAATTACCTAGTGAACCGCATTGCTGAGCTTGGTTCCATACACATGACACTGCTTGACCCAGATAAGGTAAGTGCCAATGAATTCAGGGAACTTGCACTGATGGTTCAGGAGTATGGCAGTGACGCACTAATGGTTGGAGGCTCCCTGGGCATATCAGAGGGGCAACTGGATGAGTATCTAAGTGCCGTTAAGGATTTGCTAAAAATACCCGTGATACTATTCCCAGGAAGCGTCGCGAATCTAAGTAAGTACGCCGACGCCGTATTCTTCCTAAGCGTACTAAACAGCGCCGATCCCTACTTCATAGTGGGTGCCCAGATACAAGCCTCAGTGCTCTTGGTAAAGAAGTTCAGGAACCTTGAACCAATATCACTGGCATACATAATAGTCGGTGATGGTGGCGCCGTCGGTTACGTAAGCCACGCGAGGCCAATACCCTATGATAGGGATGACATTGCGCTAGCCTATGCATACGCAGCTCAGCTAATGGGGTTTGACATGATATACCTTGAGGCCGGTAGTGGGGCGCGTGAGTCGGTGAGACCCAGGATGGTTTCAAGGATTAAGCAGCTAGTTAGCAAGCCATTAATTGTTGGTGGCGGTATTAAGGACCCTGAGAGGGCTGCTGAGTTAGCGTTGGCTGGTGCCGATGCCGTGGTCACAGGAACAATAATCGAGGAAAAGCCCGAGTTGATTAAGGACATAATAAGGGCCGTGCATGAAGGAGGCTCTTCAAGGAGGAGTTTAAAGAGGAACCAGGAACCTTAG
- a CDS encoding DUF92 domain-containing protein has protein sequence MHGLTVSINDPLIIYPLIIIIALIISLVLAFAALRIRVITRDAVIPSTLVGFMILLGGPSSILPFIVFLGSSSALTKIGIEKKEELGAAEDVKGRNWKQVLAVGLVPSTLALLAGAAYFNRDMLIYQVLITASVTGIAYSNADTWASELGVLSRSKPRLIVRPWVTVDPGVSGGVTLLGELSSFLGSSTIALTYLGVQYLLRFLGFINTVNPWLVAIVLILGYLGEVLDSVFGALFQPKYRCPRCGIMTDRNVHVCGERTVRVMGSYDLENEDVNLLVSAITAAVSLAVLLLIFSSRAIITGFIS, from the coding sequence ATGCATGGACTTACCGTAAGCATTAACGATCCATTAATAATCTATCCCCTAATTATAATTATTGCACTAATAATATCATTAGTGTTGGCCTTTGCCGCCTTGAGGATTAGGGTAATAACGAGGGACGCCGTCATACCATCAACACTCGTGGGCTTCATGATACTACTCGGCGGCCCTTCCTCAATACTACCATTCATAGTCTTTCTGGGTAGTTCAAGCGCCCTTACCAAGATTGGCATTGAAAAGAAGGAGGAACTTGGTGCGGCAGAAGATGTTAAGGGAAGAAATTGGAAGCAGGTACTGGCCGTCGGCCTGGTACCAAGTACCTTGGCGCTGCTGGCTGGCGCGGCTTACTTTAATCGCGATATGTTGATCTATCAAGTACTCATCACAGCATCCGTAACGGGCATAGCCTACTCAAATGCTGATACGTGGGCTTCCGAGCTCGGCGTCCTCAGCAGGTCAAAACCAAGGTTAATAGTGAGGCCTTGGGTTACGGTTGATCCCGGTGTCTCCGGCGGCGTAACGCTACTTGGTGAGTTAAGTTCGTTTTTGGGGTCATCAACCATAGCATTAACATACCTAGGTGTCCAATACCTACTTAGGTTCCTTGGTTTCATTAATACCGTGAATCCCTGGTTAGTCGCCATAGTGCTGATCCTTGGTTACCTTGGGGAGGTGCTTGACAGTGTCTTCGGTGCGTTGTTTCAGCCCAAGTATAGGTGCCCCAGGTGCGGAATTATGACTGACAGGAATGTGCATGTATGCGGCGAGAGAACTGTGAGGGTTATGGGTAGTTACGACCTTGAGAATGAGGATGTTAATCTACTCGTGTCCGCAATAACGGCTGCTGTGTCCCTCGCGGTACTACTGCTGATATTTAGCTCCCGCGCTATTATTACCGGGTTTATAAGTTAA
- a CDS encoding thiamine-phosphate kinase produces MGSTTETKNRIREFGETNLINIVRNIVGSTEDNDVEYMYIDGITLAMKIDGLSLTTSKMPFMTHFDMGWKVMASVVSDFLAKLTKPLYAVVSITMRGDDTIGDFRELIRGLGSGANYFGMRYLGGDLNEGADDVIDVAAIGKPMTRPIGRKPRIGDVLVTKPLFGYTGLVFKLYYSNELDRWKDVETVMKGIEILKRPEPEVGILNDLLKHADCISASMDSSDGLGKVLWTMATNGKVRIRVYGLPINDDLLSSLAEIPGVKLEEVVFNGGEEFLPVFSVREDCVAKFRDLGFVDFARIEEGNGVYFNDSPLKFRGWDYFTGWTG; encoded by the coding sequence ATGGGGAGTACAACTGAAACAAAAAACAGAATAAGGGAATTCGGTGAAACAAATTTAATCAACATCGTAAGAAACATCGTTGGTTCCACTGAAGACAACGACGTAGAGTACATGTATATTGATGGGATCACGCTGGCAATGAAAATTGATGGTTTATCCCTGACAACGTCTAAAATGCCGTTCATGACACACTTTGATATGGGCTGGAAGGTAATGGCATCAGTGGTCAGTGACTTCCTTGCCAAACTTACCAAGCCTCTCTATGCAGTTGTCTCCATAACCATGAGGGGTGATGACACTATTGGTGACTTTAGAGAATTGATAAGAGGCTTAGGCAGTGGCGCTAATTACTTCGGCATGAGGTACCTGGGTGGTGACTTAAATGAGGGTGCGGATGACGTAATTGATGTTGCGGCTATTGGTAAACCAATGACTAGACCCATAGGTAGAAAGCCAAGGATCGGTGATGTACTAGTCACAAAACCTCTATTTGGTTATACAGGATTGGTTTTCAAACTTTACTATAGTAATGAACTGGATAGGTGGAAAGACGTGGAGACCGTTATGAAAGGCATTGAGATACTGAAAAGGCCAGAGCCGGAGGTGGGTATACTCAATGATCTTCTGAAACATGCGGACTGCATATCAGCCAGTATGGACTCAAGTGATGGACTTGGGAAGGTTCTATGGACAATGGCCACCAATGGTAAAGTGAGAATACGTGTTTATGGGCTACCCATTAATGATGACCTGTTGAGCTCCCTAGCTGAAATACCTGGCGTGAAACTCGAGGAGGTGGTATTTAACGGTGGTGAGGAATTCCTACCAGTATTTTCCGTAAGGGAGGATTGCGTGGCTAAATTTAGGGATCTTGGTTTTGTGGATTTTGCAAGGATTGAGGAGGGTAACGGTGTTTATTTTAATGATTCACCACTTAAGTTTAGAGGCTGGGACTACTTCACCGGCTGGACGGGTTAA